TCTTCAGATAAAACTGCATCTGAATAGACATTCTGGTAACTTTGTCAAATTGTAAAGTATTAAGAAGCAAAGTCAGTATTTTGTCATGTGGAGTCAATTAAGGATAGAAGGGCTACTCTAACAAGTTATTTAATCAACCAAATGCCTAGATGTCACAATCTGGACTCTGTAAATAACAAAGTCTCACAATCAATCCTGAGACTGTGCAGCCAAGAAGAAAAGCTCTTCCAGGACATCTAGGATTGGGCCTCTtgagagaataagaaaaatgttcttCATATTTTATCAGCCAGGCAGAAAACCCAGAGAGGAAAAGTTTTATGAAGACAGAAAATGGATGGAAATATGCAAGTCTTTGCTACAATCTAggtatgtattttaattatttcctgaAACTAACTAGGTTAGGATTTTAACGTGGCCTGAAGCAGTGTCCTTGAATTCTGTTTAATATTAGGagttttttattgtatataaggAATTAGTGCATAATATGATCTATTACTATGTAGTTGGAAAATGGGGGTAAAGAAAAAGCTAATAAACATTTCCTTTATAAAGTAAAACACAGACctctctgaaaaaaatgaaatgatcaaataaataatttaaaaatactctcaatggattttatttgcatatactgaGCAAAACAAGCCAGACAGAAAGGgttcatactgtatgattccacttacacgaaactcaagaacaggcaaaacaatCATGTTGATAGAAAGTAGAGCAGTGGTTAAGGATGGAGGTGGGGACTGACTAGAAGGGTATGAGGggactttctggggtgatggaaatgcccTATATCTTGAATGGGGTATGGGTTATATTGgtgtacctttgtcaaaactcactgaattgCATATTTAAGCTCTGTGCAATTCACCTAATGTAAattttatcacattaaaaaaaaaaaagtacagctggccctccatatccatagGTTCTGCATCtggggattcaaccaaccacagatcaaaaatatttggaaaaaaaattccagaaagtcgcaaaaagcaaaacttcaatTTGCTGTGCATGAGcgactatttacatagcatttaccttgtattaggtattataagtaatctagagatggtcTATagtatacgggaggatgtgcATGGATTACAGTCATATACTATGCCATTTTAGGTAAGGGACTTAAGCATCCGCAGATTTTGGCATCTgagagggtcctggaaccaatcccctaaggataccaagggatgactataCCACTCTCTAAAGCTGAAATAACTTTTACATCAAGACTTCTCTCACTTGAATTTCTTCTTACCAAAAATATTATAGccaaaaaaagacttaaaaaaattcccATATAGTATTCTTTGGCATGGGTGTTATGTGCTGTTTTGTGGTTAAGTGTGGACTCAGACTTTTGCTGAGTTGGAATTCTGGCTTAACAACTTACTGAGTGACTTGGGGAGAGCTACCAAACTGTTCTGTgcctgtgtcctcatctgtaaagtggagataataatagcacccaCTTCACAAAGTTGTCAGGAGGATTTAATAAGTTAATGAAATACTTCGAACAGTTAGCActatataaatattagttataatTATTACCACATAAATAATTTACACTTGAAGAGGTTGTCATGCTGGTAATACAAAGCCAGGTAGGATCTTGAAAGAGTAAAATTTATAGGGATGATCATTATCCCTATCAAAGTAATTATTTACATGAAATTATCTGGTTTTCTCACACAATGACAAGAATGAGTTTCAAGTGATTCAggagcttttttttgttttcttttcttttgtggtacgcgggcctctcactgttgtggcctctcccgttgcggagcatgggctccgtacgccgcaggctcagcagctatgactcacgggcctagccgctctgcggcatgtgggatcttcccggaccggggcacgaacccgtgtcccctgcatcggcaggcggactctcaaccactgcgccaccagggaagccctatctgtatTCTCTAATTTGTCTATCATATATATGGAACTTGTATAATAATTAGGAAAGGGACTGAGATATTTTCCAAAAGTTTAAAGTACTGGCAAGTACTGGGGAAATATTCCAAACATGAAACCTTTTGGAGCAAACCACATAATAGAAACATACTTTTAAACCCAAAACTAACAAACTGACCTTGGCTTtgtaaaagagatttaaaaaaaagtattaaatgcctcttaatatttcttaataattgACTCTTCCTCCACCCCTCAATTATTTTAACACTTCTGTAAGTTTTGCTTCTCTACATGGAGAAAGATAAGTGATTAACACTTTGGCTATTGTATATCTGGTGGTTTCTTTAACACTgataattctcttttaaaattctatctaCTTCTATCCCTTCTCACTTACCCCAATCCCTATTGTACAGGAGAATAAAAATTATgataggtgggcttccctggtggcgcagtggttgagagtctgcctgccgaggcaggggacacgggttcatgccctggtccgggaagatcccacatgccacggagcggctgggcctgtgagccatggccactgagcctgcgcgtccagagcctgtgctccgcaacgggagaggccacaacagtgagaggcctgcatatcgcaaaaaaaaaaaaaaaaattatgataggTATTCCTTTTCCCCCATAGTTTatatgaacatatgtatatatatgaacttgtatgtgtgtatttatttacattcattttttacaTAGTTAACATGCACATAACACAAATAACAGTCTAGATACAGAGGCCATCATCTTGACAATATGATTACTAGTTTCAAGGCCTGGAAAATGCAGCTCACCATGTAAAAGTATCTCACCACGAGAAATCAGTAATTTTCAAAGCTGGTAAAACTTAGTATTAAATTGAAGCTACAGGTAGGTTGATTGGATGGAGAAATACTTAAATTAATATCAACTGTATTGCTATTAAGCTTACCTTACAGCTTTGAAAAACTCTGATTTCCTGTGTGTTTCAGTGGTGAGCTGCATTTCCTGAGTCTCAGCCGACTTCCCAGCAGGAATTCCAGTCTGATGAAGAATCAGCAAAAGGAAGCCCTCACTGAGAGACACACTGGTATCATTCACTGAGTGGAGACAGTGAAAGAGCAACATATTTCCAAAGGCAATTTagattattaatatatatgcttACACAGTAAATACAGATTTAACTTCGCATGGCAGAAGCAACAATTAATCTCCCTTGAAAACCTGACTGCTTTTTCTCCAAAGCATTTGGTTTTACCCTGCCTACCTCTTTGGGATGATATTCATTCATCATAGTTCATCCCTtaagtgtctttaaaaaaaacaaaacaaaacaaaaaaccttaggTATGAATTTGAACAATAGTGATGACACATCTTCCAGCAGGAACGCTGGAatcttaaagtagaaaaaaaaattagtgaagtAAACCTTTATCAACTTTTTGCATCACCTTTATCACTGTTATCACTTCTCAAAGTTGTGACAATCACATCTGGAAATCTTGTGTAacctatataaaaatatttttcttaatattgacaTGAGCATTTAATGCTTTCAAGAAAAATGTTTCCTAAAGTGTCTTTAACACAGTAGTTCACAAGGAATCAATAGTTAGAACACAGTTCTAGACACCATGTTTTAGAAAGTaacagaatttttctttaaaaacatcttGAAATACATACTTTTCACTGATACTTCTGAATTATAAGGCTAATCGTATTTATTGCTCTAGATGGTGCTGTCTATACAGTACTATTAGCCACATGTagctgtttaaatttaaattaattaaaataaaaattttaaaaatttagttcctcagttgcactagcaacattttaagtgtacagtagcCACTTGTGtatagtggctactgtattggacagcacagctctagaaCATTCCCACTGCTGCAAAAATTCTATTGGATAGCACAGTTCAAGACAAAGCCCCTAAAGAGAGAGACAGTCATTACAGTTAAAAGGCCTTACCTGGTCTGAGGAGGTGTGGGTGTGTAAAGGGGCTGGGCTGGCCTAAGTACCGGTTTGGAATCCTCCTCTCTGGGATGGGCTGCAGGGAGTACCTTCGCTGTGAACATGACATGCAtcctgaaggagagataaagaggatGAAATGGAATAGTGTACCTAGAAAGTCCCGACAGTATATACACATTTATCTACCTCCAGCAGTAGGATgctttagaaaaatgcaaattaatatctccttcagtatttttatggTCCTTCCTGTGGGCCAGCCGGAGCCTGTGTTGGGCCTTAGGGATACAGAAATGAGATTATCTTTACCTTTAGTGACTTTAGTCTACCTGAATATAATagaggtatatatacatacagtatgATTAACGTATGAATAGGAGCTATGGGAACAGaagaaagacaacaaacaaaagcagggGAGGGGGTAGGAAGTATTTCATTGAGGTAGTGTTATGCTGTGtcctaaaattcagaaaaagagaattaacatttttattgagaatACATGAAGTTTCAGAAAATATGCAcatcttatctcatttaatcttggAATGTTAGAGCTAGTGAAATGTCTGAAAAATGCTTAATCATATTTAGCCCATAAGAAGTAATATTATTAGCATTCATTCAGCAAGATTTATTAAGTGTGTGATTGGCACATGTTGGGAAAGACACAAGAATAACACAAGACTATTTGTCCTGGTCTGGAAAGAACATACAGTCTAGTGGAGGTGAGACAGAGCAATACTACATTGTGAATGCAGTGGTGGATTCATACACAAGGTTTTTGAGAgcacaaaaactaacacaacgctgTGGGACGGGTACAATGACGATAGGACACAGTGATCTGGGGAACAGAGAAGCACACAACAGGCGCTTGTGTGAGACTGCAGAAGTAGAAATGCCTACTCTGAGTAGGAATTAGTCAGTGAAAGTGACAAGGGGAGCTGAAAGTATCATGAATGAGATTATGAAAGGGAAGGCATAGAAAGCAGCACATTCACATGTGCCCATGTGTGCGTGTAGAGGGAAAAGGGATAGAAAGAGAATTTCAGGTCAGTGTTGCTGCTGGTGGGAGAGGAAAAGATCAGCAAGGTAAGGATCAGACCATTGAAGGCTTTGTACACCAAACTAAGGAATTAGATTTTTAACTGTTACGTGAGGTAGGCATTATCAtcgccttcttttttttttttttttttaacagataagGAATCAGACTCAGAGAAGTAATTTGTGCAATGTTACACAGTTAGTACTAGGGAAGCTGGGACTCAAACTCAGTTTAACTTCAAAATCTTTGCTCTTATCCCTCTACTCTGCCACTCAGTAAGTCTTCTCTGCTAAATCCCAACAATACAATTAGTACTGTACAATCTCCCCGTGAACGTACAATCACAACAGCAAAACACGGTAAGTCTGGATCAAGTTAAAGGTTTTAGTAGGGATTATAAAGCATGAATGACAGCGTATGTATTTGGAGAGTTAAGAAGTCTTAAACATTAACTTTGAATTAAATTTACAAAGggttattaagaaaaattatagcTTCTTGAATgattaaaaagacagagaaaatggtaCAGGTTTCCAGGCAGTATGAAAATACAGTTAAGAATagtggaaaatgagaaaaaggacaaaatattaagtatttccTGGAATCTGTCTTTAGAAAATGTACAGAATACATATTAAGGAATATGCCCAGTCTACACAGGTTGAAAGCTTAACAAAGATGAGGCAAGCAATTtacaaaaatacagagaaacctGCTAAGTGACACCACAGGGAAGCAATCAACAAAGACACTACCAGACAAACAATTCAGCTTTTTCCACATAAGTTCTAAGGCAGGTAGGGGTGGTAAGGTATGGAAGGGGGAATCTATAGATTAAGTAAGCCTTAAAAGACATTATGAACCAACTGTAATATGTGAACCTTAACTGGATCCCGATTCAAGCAACAAACTGTAAAacaaatacattatatttatgaGGTCACTGGAAATTGGGAGTGATTGCATATTTGATGGTATTACGGAAGTAATATTTGTTTTAACGTGTGATAATGGTGTCGTGATTATGTTAAAAAGAaacttatcttttagagatataaatagaaatatttacagatgaagtgATATGATCTCAGGTTTGTCTCAAAATaatatgggggtggggtggattgCGGAGAGGATGAATGGGGATTTGAATGAAACAAGACtggccatgagttgataattattgaagctgTGTGATGGGTACATCAGAGTTCATTATACTACTCTACTtgtgtatatttttgaaattttccataataaaaaagttgaaaaaaaaaagaagatgaagcgaccatagagaaaaatgaaggaaataagcaTGTACTCCGGAAGGCAATCTAAGACAAAGAATTAAAGGCAGCATGGTATAGTAGAAAAAAGTGCTAGTTCTAGTTTAGTTCTACTATCTACATGACCTTGGCATGTTACATAACTCCTCTGTACTTatttcttcacctgtgaaataAAGCCGTTATATTAGGTAGTagctttcaaatttttaaaaccaaaacccacagtaaaaatatattttacacagTAACCTagtatatacagacatatatatgtataatgtatatagaAATTTCACTAAATACTATTCTTTCTGTGACTGTTATTTTTGCTGCCctattccattaaaaataagCTTGCCTCAGTGCACTAACATGATTTTATTACTGCAGTGTCTTGAATGGTGGCCCCCAGAAGATACGTCCACatcctaatctccagaacctgtgactgtTAATTGGAAAaagggtttttgcagatgtaattaaggaacTTGAGATGAACGCATCATCCTGCATTATCTGGGTTgatcctaaatccaatgacatgtGTCCTTGTAAGAGAAATGCACAGGGAGAAttgagacagaagaggaggaagcaaTGTAACCATGGAGGCAGAAACAGAAgagatgtggccacaagccaaggaatatgtatagccaccagaagctggaagatggGAAGAACGGATTCTCTCCTAGTGCCCCGGGAAGGAGTGTAGCCCTGCTGACACATGATCtcgggcttctggcctccagaactgtgagacaatacatttctgttttaagcAGACATGttcgtggtaatttgttatggtagcctcAGGACTAATACAATGACTTATTAAGGTTGAAATAAATATGTCAAGTGcttgattattttttcatagttcacaaattcttcattttttcaaACCAAAACATGGAACAACTGAGAAGTAAGTTATTAAAGCTCAGTAACCCAGAAGTCATATTATGCAAGAGGTATGCTGTGGCCATAAACAACAGCTCCCACTGGTTTATAAGGCACTGTTTGAGGCTTCCAGGAAAATATAGGGGAAATAGTCCAGAGGGTTAAGGATGGTCTGGTATGACTCTGGACTAGCTCCGTTCGGAAGATCTAGTCCCTACTCCAACCCCATAATGACACCACAATGCAGCCCTCCCTGACATAAGCTTGTAACTCTGCTTGCCATATAATCAGTATCCTAATGTGGCCTAGCAGTGGTCCATGGTAATAACATTGTCTTCAATGTAAAAATGTGCCTATCTGCAGTCACTGCCtctaccaccatcaccagcaGAGCCTAAGCTGAGAGGAAACCACGGTTCTCACTACCCTGAGCACCCCTTTCCAACCATCTGTTACAACATGGTGGATTACTATGAAGTTCTAGAATTGCAGAGATATACTTCACCTGTGGACATTAAAAAGGCTTATTGAAAAGTGGCACTTAAATGGCACCCTgataaaaatccagaaaataaagaagaagccGAGAGAAAATTCAAAGAAGTAGCTGAGGCATATGAGGTAttatcaaatgatgaaaaatggGACATTTATGATAAATATGGCAAAGAAGGATTAAATGGTAGAGGGAGAAGTCATTTTGATGATTCTTCTGAGTATGGCTTCATATTCCGTAAGCCAGATGAtgtctttaaagaaatttttcgTAAAAGGGacccattttcatttcatttctttgaagaCTTGCTtgaggacctttttttttttttgaagacctTTTAAATAATCCAAGAAGCTCCTATGGAAGCAGAAACAGAGGTGAAAGatcctttttctctacatccaGTGAATATCCAGCTTTCGGGAGATTTTCTTCATATGATACAGGATATATACCATGTGGTTCACTGGGCCATGAGGGCCTTAATTCATTCTCTTTCCTGACATTTGACGACAGTGGGATGGGCAACTACATATCTGTTACAACTTCAGGTAAAATTGTTAATGGCAGAAATACCAATACAAAGAGAATTATTGAGAATGATcaagaaagagacaaagacaaTGGTGAGTTGAAGTCCTTTCTTTTAAATGGTATGGCAGATGAAGAGAGCTTTGCTGAAGAACGCAGTTGGAGAAGATGGTCATTCAACAATTATTCACCAAAGTCCTGCAGCCCCAAACATGTATCTCAATATACTTTTACAACTGGAATCCCTCTATTTTCTCAGCAGGATTCAAAGAAGGtggtaagaggaaaaaaaaagcagcataaAGAGGTACAGAAGAAGAAGTCAACTAAAAGGAATCATTAAATTGACTCTTCAGACACATTATGTTCATATAACATTTGAACACAGctctttatgtgtttttttttaatttttattttatttatatttttatacagcaggttcttattagttatccactttatacatattagtgtatatatgtcaatccaattcatcacaccatctttgtgtgtttctgttaGAGTTTTGCagataatatttgtttaataCCACACTAAGATTATGTTTTTAACGTATTTAGCAGGACTGTAAACATCTGATGAGTGGCTGTTTGGATTAGGTATGTTAGAAAAAGATGAATTTGTGAACAGTGATACTAAGAATTTAGAAAACAGCAAAGATTAATGAGTTTTGAAATTTTAGCTAAGGTAGACAGGAAAAAGATCTAAATGAAATGAAGGAGTTAGCCATGTGGATATTTGGTCAAAGAAGATTCTAGGCAGCAGGACTAGCAAGTGAAATGTCCCTAAAGCAGACTGTGTAAGGTGTGTTTGAGGAACATGGAGATCAGTGTGGCCAGTTATGAGAGCAAGTAGATGAAGTAAGAAAGGTAACAGAAGACCAGATTATGCAGGGACTGCTAGATCACAGTATGAACTATGTTATAATTGTCAGACAGGAAGCCAATGGAGGCTGtgagcagaagagtgacataATCTGACATACTTAAACAGGCCTATGCTGGTTGCCATCATTAAAAACAGACTCTAAGTAAGCAGGGGTAAAAGCAGGGAAATGCAGGCTACTGCCACAATCCAGGCCAGAGACTGCAGTAGCTTGGCCAAGGTGGTGGAGGCGGTGGTGGTAAAGAGAGATCAGACTCTGGATATATTCTAAAGGTAGGGCCAAATGGAATTTGCTGACAGACTGGATGTGGGGTATGAGAGAAGTCAGGATTTTTGGCCTTAGCAACTGAAAGAAGAGAAGTGCCATTAATCTGAGATAGGCCTGGAGGTGTTAAATTTTGGATGTGCTACATTCAAGGTACCCGAATTTATTaagcaacaaaaaaagaatttcctaCGTTGACTTGCATCCTGCATGTTCCCTGTCAttgaattcttccttttttttaaacaaacagatCTTATTGATCATATTAATCTTTTATCTTAGAAACATAATTACTATAAATTTTAATGTGACTAAAAGATGGGAGCAAATAACCTAGTAGCACTTAAAACCCAACCACCTTTTGAAAAACATAGTTCAGTGATATATAGCAACGCAACAAATTTTGAAACCAGAAAAAATTCTAGGAtcgactttttttttgttttttttggcggtacgcgggcctctcactgttgtggcctctcccgttgcggagcacaggctccagacgccgcagactcagcggccatgactcacgggcctagccgctctgcggcatgtgggatcttcccggaccgcggcacgaacccgtgtcccctgcatcggcaggcggactctcaaccactgcgccaccagggaagccctagaatcgACTATTTTTAAACGACTGCTAGAATAAAGCATGAGCTcttgttttgtttgattgttaGTTGGTaggtgggtggggaggaaagtTCATTTATTCTACAGGAGAGACTGGGGACAATTAGCATTTAATGCTTAtttgcagaaaataaaatcataaaagctCAGAGTATTTTAAGTGCCACTTATATAAAATGTGACATTTAgtagaatttatttattgttacaCATGTGGGACTAATCagacttagaaaaaaatgcaatttttcaacaaaagcaaaaaccagtGTCTCTGAAAATTTGAGAATGCAATAACATGCCCTCtggtccattttttattttattcttaacagataactaaaaattcagatttaatcTTATTCAATAGCTTAAAAGTATTCGTTTCCTACTGCCTAGAGGAAAAAGCTCAACGTTGCTTAACATAATATACAAGACACTCCACGAGCCAGCCACCAGCTTTCTTCCCAACTTGACTTTCTATCATGTGTCTTCTTACACATCTCATGCTTGAGCCCAACTTTTCCCAAACTGTGTTCAAAGGGATACCAGTTCAAGACTCACCAGAGAAAAAGGGCTCCATGGTCAAATACATTTTGCAAATTAATGCCAAAGACATTTCCCTCTTAGAGACATGGAAATAGTCTATTATGAGCACTATAAAATGCAGCATTCCCCATACTTATTTGACCACAGAACCCTTTTGGTGTAACAGCTACTAACATGCCCAGCAACATATTTCAAAAAAGCTCCAGGCTTATTAATGATGCAAAGCTTTGCACCAGTCATTCTGTTTCAGAGTTCTGGGCCTTTGCATTCATTCTCTCTGCCAGGATGGCTCCATCACTCTAGTTGGCTTGGTGAATTTAAGCCTTCTTTCAAGTCTCAACTCTCCTAACCTTTGAAGTCACGCCCACATTTCCTCTTTGCCCCTCTCTGCCCCCAGAAAATATCAACactttttccttctccccacaaGTATGTTACATTACAATTActtgcttgcttatttatttatttatttatttatttatttcggtacgcgggcctctcactgctgtggcctctcctgttgcggagcacaggctccggacgcacaggctcagcagccatggctcacgggcccagccgctccatggcatgtgggatcttcccggaccggggcacgaacccacgtcccctgcatcggcaggcagactctcaaccactgcgccaccagggaagcccacagttaCTTGCTTCTTTGTCCGTCTCGCATGATGGTAGAAACTTTTTTTGTGTGCTTAGTTCTCCTATGTGGTGCTCAATTAATGTTAATAGAATTAACTGCAaacaggcttttaaaaattattttctacttattCTTTAATGTTTTCAATATTTCCCTTCCTCATCTCACACTTATATTTAAATGAtctagtcttttaaaatataaaacttacttATGCATCATTaatgctttattttgctttttctcaaatGACTAGAAGGTGTTAATAACTATATCACAACTAATGAAATCACACTCTTAATTAGCCAAAGCATTTTCACTTTAGGAATGCATGACTTTCACAGAATAGGAAGTTACTTATGGTACTCAACACCCTGTTCCCAGAGTCTTCCTAAGGAAAAGCACCCAAGAGCACCACAGACATTTGAAGTTCTATTTATGAACATCTAAAGTCGGTGGAATTTTCAAATTCTAAAACTTTATAAAATCCCAGAATAACATACTTACAACCCATTATTGCCTTTCTTGGGCTCCCATGTCACTTGAGTCAAGACTCTATTACCATCCTTtgctatatatattcatttatttgttgcttCTCTATCATCTGACTAGACTGTAACTCCAGGGA
This genomic stretch from Phocoena phocoena chromosome 11, mPhoPho1.1, whole genome shotgun sequence harbors:
- the DNAJB7 gene encoding LOW QUALITY PROTEIN: dnaJ homolog subfamily B member 7 (The sequence of the model RefSeq protein was modified relative to this genomic sequence to represent the inferred CDS: inserted 3 bases in 2 codons; deleted 2 bases in 1 codon; substituted 2 bases at 2 genomic stop codons): MVDYYEVLELQRYTSPVDIKKAYXKVALKWHPDKNPENKEEAERKFKEVAEAYEVLSNDEKWDIYDKYGKEGLNGRGRSHFDDSSEYGFIFRKPDDVFKEIFRKRDPFSFHFFEDAXGPFFFFEDLLNNPRSSYGSRNRGERSFFSTSSEYPAFGRFSSYDTGYIPCGSLGHEGLNSFSFLTFDDSGMGNYISVTTSGKIVNGRNTNTKRIIENDQERDKDNGELKSFLLNGMADEESFAEERSWRRWSFNNYSPKSCSPKXCISIYFYNWNPSIFSAGFKEGGKRKKXKQHKEVQKKKSTKRNH